A genomic stretch from Solanum stenotomum isolate F172 chromosome 8, ASM1918654v1, whole genome shotgun sequence includes:
- the LOC125874282 gene encoding putative B3 domain-containing protein Os03g0621600, with protein sequence MERNYIGNGFPAFIKVYSPDTCYLKLKIPSRFLENFNGDIPVIYLLEVESSARRSWRVVIERIEEDFYFKGGWPKFVQDNNLDNEDFLNFFYAGNSTFFVKVYGKNGYLKQELNAIELHPLDEVNPHEIQVASPLADEQLDESENSLVSVTLFEIVMKKSNFSKMLLNLPSTFGKKYMKRGQVFEKMATLQTDGKSWPVVARSSDRLKFRKGWRQFLQDNDLHVGDVLRFKLIDEENFILKVLIRRNPSHVP encoded by the exons ATGGAGCGAAATTATATTGGTAATGGTTTTCCTGCGTTCATTAAGGTTTATAGCCCTGATACGTGCTATCTGAAGCTG AAAATTCCGTCGCGCTTTCTTGAAAATTTCAACGGGGATATTCCAGTGATCTATCTACTTGAAGTTGAAAGTTCAGCGAGGAGATCTTGGAGGGTTGTTATAGAAAGGATTGAAGAGGACTTCTATTTCAAGGGTGGTTGGCCAAAATTTGTGCAGGATAATAACTTGGACAATGaagattttcttaattttttttatgctgGAAATTCTACTTTTTTTGTAAAAGTATATGGAAAGAATGGCTACTTGAAGCAGGAATTAAATGCTATCGAATTGCATCCATTGGATGAAGTGAATCCTCATG AGATACAAGTGGCATCTCCCTTAGCTGATGAACAACTTGATGAATCAGAAAATTCTCTAGTCTCAGTCACGTTATTTGAAATCGTTATGAAGAAATCTAATTTTTCGAAGATGTTGTTG AATTTACCCTCTACATTTGgcaaaaaatatatgaagagGGGGCAAGTATTTGAGAAAATGGCTACTCTTCAGACTGATGGCAAAAGTTGGCCAGTTGTTGCTCGTAGTTCTGATAGACTCAAATTTCGAAAAGGGTGGCGCCAGTTTCTACAAGACAATGATTTGCATGTAGGAGATGTTTTGCGTTTTAAGCTGATTGATGAGGAGAATTTTATACTCAAAGTTCTCATTAGGCGCAACCCAAGTCACGTACCTTAG
- the LOC125875013 gene encoding cytochrome P450 89A2-like codes for MESWLIILILSLIITFCITIKSNKQKKFPPGPFAFSVITGLLRVNADIELILRDLKTEYGPIFNLRIGIGFRRPSIFVASHSLAYQALVQQGAVFSDRPKAAQTSVSLQSCRINISSSPYGPSWRLLRRNMVSEILHPSRTKSYSKVRSRVLTILIQQLRSDSAATEGIRLIDHFRYAMFYLLVLMCFGENIGEAQVKLIHDVQRRWMQSAGRFINLSFFPRSLQKIIYRKQWKELIQLIQDQENVFMPLIEARMKAKTEEDVVAYADTLLNLEFPEKKRKFNRGEIVSLCSEFLSAGTDTTATSLQWIMANLVKYPSIQEKLYQEIDEVMSRENSKPDGLKEEDLEKMPYLKAVILEGLRRHPPGHFLQPHTVTEEVELNGYVIPKDVAVNFMVADMGLDPQVWENPLDFNPDRFLSVGGDDKEVFDITGVRQIKMMPFGAGRRVCPGYGLAMLHLEYIVANLIWHFEWKAVDGNNVDLSEKQEFTVMMKNPLCARIRPRVNQLE; via the coding sequence ATGGAGTCATGGCTCATCATCCTCATCCTCAGCCTCATTATCACTTTCTGTATCACTATCAAATCCAATAAACAGAAGAAATTTCCTCCAGGACCCTTTGCTTTTTCGGTGATTACCGGCTTACTACGCGTTAATGCTGATATAGAACTCATCCTCAGGGACCTCAAGACTGAATATGGTCCTATTTTCAACTTAAGAATTGGAATTGGATTTCGTCGTCCTTCAATATTTGTAGCTAGTCACTCATTAGCCTATCAAGCTTTAGTCCAACAAGGTGCTGTTTTCTCTGACCGCCCAAAGGCGGCTCAGACCAGTGTAAGCCTTCAAAGTTGCCGAATTAACATCTCTTCCTCTCCCTATGGCCCCTCATGGCGCCTCCTCCGTCGAAACATGGTATCTGAAATTCTCCACCCTTCTCGCACCAAGTCCTACTCTAAGGTCCGATCACGGGTACTCACTATCCTTATTCAACAGCTTCGTTCTGATTCTGCAGCAACGGAAGGGATCAGGTTGATTGATCATTTTCGTTATGCTATGTTCTATCTTCTTGTCTTGATGTGCTTCGGGGAAAACATTGGCGAGGCTCAAGTCAAACTGATCCACGATGTACAACGAAGATGGATGCAAAGTGCAGGTCGATTCATCAATCTCAGCTTCTTTCCAAGATCACTGCAAAAGATCATATACAGGAAGCAATGGAAGGAGCTCATCCAACTGATACAAGATCAAGAGAATGTCTTTATGCCACTGATCGAGGCTCGAATGAAAGCAAAAACTGAGGAAGATGTGGTGGCTTATGCAGATACATTGCTGAATTTGGAATTCCCTGAGAAAAAAAGGAAGTTTAATCGGGGAGAGATTGTCAGCCTCTGCAGTGAGTTCCTCTCCGCTGGCACTGATACTACCGCCACCTCGTTGCAATGGATCATGGCTAACTTGGTTAAATACCCTTCTATTCAGGAAAAACTATACCAAGAGATAGATGAGGTAATGAGCAGAGAGAATTCGAAGCCGGATGGACTGAAAGAGGAAGATCTAGAGAAAATGCCATACCTAAAAGCAGTGATTTTGGAAGGTCTCAGGCGGCATCCACCAGGTCACTTCCTGCAGCCACACACGGTGACGGAGGAAGTGGAACTCAACGGTTATGTCATCCCTAAGGATGTAGCCGTCAATTTCATGGTTGCAGATATGGGTTTGGATCCGCAAGTGTGGGAGAATCCCTTGGATTTCAATCCAGACAGGTTCTTATCAGTGGGCGGTGACGATAAGGAAGTGTTTGATATAACAGGGGTTAGACAGATCAAGATGATGCCTTTTGGTGCAGGGAGAAGAGTATGTCCAGGCTATGGCTTGGCTATGCTCCATTTAGAGTACATTGTGGCTAATTTGATCTGGCATTTTGAGTGGAAGGCTGTGGATGGAAACAATGTTGATTTATCTGAGAAGCAGGAATTCACCGTTATGATGAAGAATCCATTGTGTGCTCGCATCCGTCCCAGAGTAAACCAACTTGAATGA
- the LOC125873233 gene encoding NAC domain-containing protein 40-like: MENGHVSSSSRNERTPRNNNTEISIATASSMFPGFRFSPTDEELISYYLKKKLEGSDKCVEVISEVEIWKHEPWDLPAKSVIQSDNEWFFFSPRGRKYPNGSQSKRATESGYWKATGKERNVKSSSNIIGTKRTLVFHTGRAPKGQRTQWIMHEYCMIGNTNYQDSMVVCRLRKNSEFHLNDTPRNQRNQLVATESATALSGAGQLGSLELVNVGECCSKEGSSSFHSHSVEQIDSGSESDKPTKEFSQHDSSGHFKDCDVEEDWFADIMKDDIIKLDDSSLDPRPISMIPDRPESSEISNHEAQAAMSSVVPFQGTANRRLRLVREIVMKCRVKGSKPYKAIKKNKVGVGTTSSARWLRNMFSAKWMRQYVIPIFVATLIFLVMLLSLLGVSQQVKQRRHLLVLASS; encoded by the exons ATGGAGAATGGGCATGTATCGTCTTCTTCAAGAAATGAGAGAACACCCAGAAATAATAATACGGAAATTTCAATAGCGACTGCGTCTTCAATGTTTCCTGGTTTCAGGTTTTCTCCAACTGACGAAGAACTCATATCGTATTACTTGAAGAAGAAACTTGAGGGCTCTGATAAGTGTGTTGAAGTTATTTCTGAGGTTGAAATTTGGAAACATGAACCTTGGGATTTACCAG CTAAATCCGTCATTCAATCAGATAATGAATggttcttcttttctcctcGTGGAAGGAAGTACCCGAACGGATCACAAAGTAAAAGGGCAACTGAATCTGGTTACTGGAAGGCCACAGGAAAAGAACGTAATGTGAAGTCTAGTTCGAATATCATTGGCACAAAGAGAACGTTGGTGTTCCACACTGGTCGGGCACCTAAAGGACAGAGGACACAATGGATAATGCATGAATATTGCATGATTGGGAACACTAATTATCAG GATTCTATGGTTGTCTGCCGCCTCCGGAAAAATAGCGAGTTTCATTTAAATGACACCCCAAGAAATCAGAGGAATCAACTGGTTGCTACTGAAAGTGCAACTGCTCTGTCTGGAGCAGGACAATTGGGAAGCTTGGAATTGGTCAATGTCGGGGAATGCTGTTCAAAGGAAGGTAGTAGCAGTTTTCACTCCCACTCAGTTGAGCAGATTGACTCTGGATCAGAATCTGATAAGCCAACTAAAGAGTTCTCTCAGCACGATTCCTCTGGCCACTTCAAG GATTGTGATGTTGAAGAGGACTGGTTTGCTGATATAATGAAGGATGATATCATTAAGCTAGATGATTCTTCACTTGATCCCAGACCTATTTCCATGATCCCGGATAGGCCTGAATCCTCTGAAATATCAAATCACGAAGCTCAAGCTGCGATGTCCTCTGTTGTTCCTTTCCAGGGCACCGCGAATCGAAGACTCAGGCTAGTAAGAGAAATTGTGATGAAGTGTAGAGTAAAGGGATCCAAACCTTACAAAGCTATCAAGAAGAATAAAGTTGGAGTGGGCACGACTAGTTCAGCGAGATGGTTGAGAAACATGTTTTCAGCGAAATGGATGAGGCAATATGTGATACCTATATTTGTAGCTACCTTGATATTTCTGGTCATGCTTCTTAGTTTGTTGGGAGTGTCGCAGCAAGTAAAACAGCGTAGGCATCTTCTCGTTTTGGCGAGCAGCTGA